One Klebsiella electrica genomic window, ACTGGCCGCGTAGGCAATATGTTTATCGCTGCCGCGTTCAACGACATAGTCAGTGATATGAATAATATCGCTGGCGGCGTGCCCGTGTCCGCGCAGGAGCGTTTCCAGCGCGTGGTTGAGCAAATAGGGGGCATGAACGTGGATCTGCATCATGCTGGCCAGCACCGTGGTGAGCGGAACGCCCGGCTTTTCAGCCATCCAGCCGCTAGCGTTATGAATGATAGCGCGCAGCCCGTCGGCGGCGTGGAGTTTGACCGCTTCGGCGAAGGCCATTATCTGGTCATCGGTACTAAAATCGGCGGCAAGACAGATGGCTCCGGCGTTGCGCAGCGCGTCAATGGCCGGGTAGTGCGTGCGATAGCTGACGATAACAGGCTGCTGCTGCTCCAGAAAATGGTGCGCCAGCGCAAGGCCGATGCGGCGGCCTCCACCGGTGATAAGTATCGGGCGAGGCTGTCGGACAGTCATGAGTATCTCCTTTGAGTTCAGCAGCAGGGCGACCGCTTACCCCACCAGCATCCACGTTGCCGGTATAGCGGCAACCAGCAAAAAACCAATTAAGGCTAATTCACGGCGTTTGAGCATGCGATCGTGCTGGTGCGTACGGCGAGCGTACAGGAACACCAGAAGACCCGGAGCGTAAAGTATCACTGACAACAATAAATGCACAGGGCCAGACGCATATAATAACCATAAGCCATAAAGACATGCGCCGACACCGACCGCCTTATGCAGCGGACGTACCGCAATCTTCAGCAGGAAGGCGCCCACGAGGAAATAGGGCACCAGAATCATCTCGGAGGCGATGGTCAGTAACGTATTGTAGTCGGACCTTGTCAGCCAGATCAGCACCAGCGATACCTGAACGCTGATATTGGTTAACCACAGCGAGGCCGACGGGGCGTTGTTTTTATTCTGCCGGGCGAAGCGGCGCGGAAATGCTTTATGCGTCGCGGCGAGCCACGGGACTTCTGCCGCCATAATGGTCCAGCTCAGGTAGGCGCCGCACACGGAAATAATCAGCCCGGCAGCGATGACCACTTCGCCCCATGAGCCCATCATCTTCACCATCAGACCGGCCATCGACGGATTACGCATTTCGGCCAGTTCCGGACGGGCGACCACGCCTAACGAGAGCAGAGTCACCAGCAGATACACCGTCAGCGCCGAAAGGACCGCCAGCAGCGTCGCGCGGCCGACATCCTGTTTATTGCGCGCACGCGCGGAAACCACGACCGCGCCTTCCACACCGATAAATACCCACAGGGTGATCAGCATGGTGTTCTTCACCTGTTCCCAGACCGGTACGCCGAGCGCCAGGCCGCTAAAATCAAGGCGGAACCTCTCCAGACGAAAGGTGATAACGGCGAGAATAATAAAGGCGCCGAGCGGGATCAGCTTCGCCAGGGTGGCGACCAGGTTAATGCCTGCGGCGGTCTGGACGCCGCGCAGGACCAGAAAGTGCACGATCCACAGCAGCAGCGAAGCGCCTACGATGGCCTGCCAGGTATTACCGCTACCGAAAATAACGGCGTCCGGAGTGTCGGTAAAGAAGCTGAGCGCGGCAAAGACAATCACCAGATAAGAGACGTTGGCGATCACCGCGCACAGCCAGTAGCCCCAGGCCGAGCAAAAACCGACGACCTCGCCGAAGCCTTCGCGGGCATAGGTGAAGATACCGCCGTCAAGATCGGCGCGAATACGGGTCAACAGCAGCATAGCGAAGGCGAGGAATAAAATCCCCACGCCGGTGATCGCCCAGCCAATCAGCAGAGCCGCAGGGCTGGCGACGGCCGCCATATTTTGCGGCAGGCTGAACACACCTGCGCCCAGCATTGAGCTCAGTACCAGTGCGGTCAAGGCGCTGAGGCCCAGTTTCTTTTCCATTGTATTCTCGGGGTGACGGCGGTGAATCAAGAATATTTATTTGGCGAAATCGCATAAAAATGGAGGATTACGCTAAGGCGCGGGATTTTACGGAGTGTCTTGGGTGCATGCAATGGCGGCGGATGAAAAAAAACAAAAAGGCGGCAAGATGCCGCCTTTTTGTCCAGGTCGACGCGATTATTTATACAGGTCTGCGCTGATGGTGATGTTGCCGCCACGTTCCTGCCACTGGCGGGTAATGTGGTAGTACTTCGCCCCTTTCTTCGCCGCGCGCTTGGCGGTCTGGTACGAAATCTCGGTCATGTTGCCGTAATTACCGGTGAACTTGATGCTGTCAAACGGCACCATCTGGGCGGCGGTTATCTTGTTCACTTCTTCGATTTTGGTGCCATCCGGCAGCGTGACGGTGTAACGTCCGCCTTTTGATGACTGCGTTTCGAAGAAACGACCTACGCCGGTACCGGAACCGACCGCTGCGCTGGTGGCAACGCCTGGAATTTCGACGTTTTTCGCGGCGCTACCGCCTTCAGCCAGCGCTGCGCGCCCGGCTTCAGAGTCGGCCGGGATCGCGTCCGGGCTCTGCAGAACGCGTTTTTTCGCATCGGCTTTATAGATATAGGCAGTGATACGCTGGTTGCCGCCCTGGTTGGCATCAACCTGACGAACGATAAAGAAGGAGGCGGCGCCTTTGGCTTTCGCCGCTTTGGTGATCGCATCATTCACTTCCGGCTGGCTGCGATAAAAGCCCTGCACGGTCACGGTATCAAAAGGCTCAAGCTCGACGGCCTGATCCTTAGGCAATTCCATGACGCCATTAATGACGCGATTTTTCGGGGCATCCGCCTGCGGGGCATTGTTTTTATACAAATCCGCCGTTACGCGCCAGTTGCCGCTGTTGCCATAATCAGAAGTGTCGACAACATAAAATGAGGCAGCGCCATCTTTGTCCGCTTTGCGGGACATGGCTTTTACCGCATCGCCGATGGCAGTAAAACGGCCCGTGATCACGACACGATCGTAGGGTTTTAGCGCCGCCGCCTGCTCCGGAGTCAGCTCGGTCGCTGCATGGGCTGACAACGCTGTCGTAGCCAGGAGAGCAGACGCCAGGAGTGAGTTCTTAAGCTTCATAAAAATAATCCTTTGCCTTGCGCAAACCATGTACTGGTATTGTTGTTGACTGATAACGCTCGATTATTGCATTTAAAAGGCGTGACTGTCTGCGTCATTTTTTGCTTACCGCCCGAAACGTGCATCACAATAATATAACAATTTCTGATATGTTGAAAAAACAGCCGCTTGACCAGCAAAATTGATAATCAATACCACTTTTATAAGTTAACGTAATGTTAATAGTGTGTTCTTACTGGCGA contains:
- the folM gene encoding dihydromonapterin reductase, yielding MTVRQPRPILITGGGRRIGLALAHHFLEQQQPVIVSYRTHYPAIDALRNAGAICLAADFSTDDQIMAFAEAVKLHAADGLRAIIHNASGWMAEKPGVPLTTVLASMMQIHVHAPYLLNHALETLLRGHGHAASDIIHITDYVVERGSDKHIAYAASKAALDNMTRSFARKLAPEIKVNAIAPSLIMFNEGDDAEYRQQALDKSLMKSVAGEKEIIDLLDYLFSSRFVTGRSFAVDGGRHLR
- a CDS encoding amino acid permease → MEKKLGLSALTALVLSSMLGAGVFSLPQNMAAVASPAALLIGWAITGVGILFLAFAMLLLTRIRADLDGGIFTYAREGFGEVVGFCSAWGYWLCAVIANVSYLVIVFAALSFFTDTPDAVIFGSGNTWQAIVGASLLLWIVHFLVLRGVQTAAGINLVATLAKLIPLGAFIILAVITFRLERFRLDFSGLALGVPVWEQVKNTMLITLWVFIGVEGAVVVSARARNKQDVGRATLLAVLSALTVYLLVTLLSLGVVARPELAEMRNPSMAGLMVKMMGSWGEVVIAAGLIISVCGAYLSWTIMAAEVPWLAATHKAFPRRFARQNKNNAPSASLWLTNISVQVSLVLIWLTRSDYNTLLTIASEMILVPYFLVGAFLLKIAVRPLHKAVGVGACLYGLWLLYASGPVHLLLSVILYAPGLLVFLYARRTHQHDRMLKRRELALIGFLLVAAIPATWMLVG
- the ydgH gene encoding DUF1471 family protein YdgH; its protein translation is MKLKNSLLASALLATTALSAHAATELTPEQAAALKPYDRVVITGRFTAIGDAVKAMSRKADKDGAASFYVVDTSDYGNSGNWRVTADLYKNNAPQADAPKNRVINGVMELPKDQAVELEPFDTVTVQGFYRSQPEVNDAITKAAKAKGAASFFIVRQVDANQGGNQRITAYIYKADAKKRVLQSPDAIPADSEAGRAALAEGGSAAKNVEIPGVATSAAVGSGTGVGRFFETQSSKGGRYTVTLPDGTKIEEVNKITAAQMVPFDSIKFTGNYGNMTEISYQTAKRAAKKGAKYYHITRQWQERGGNITISADLYK